One part of the Flavobacterium johnsoniae UW101 genome encodes these proteins:
- a CDS encoding HmuY family protein has translation MKTKFLKLSLLALFIFTASCSSDDDKNEVVPVVTTKVSNIAAPQTGGQGQPAGGAFAKFSFSQNKLVTDNSWDIAFRGTTIIVNGGAKIGIADEPERTGSGAVSIVSGTFASVTAFPAASTFAQDAAAVYSIPTGSGKGWYSYNADTHIISPIAGKVFVVKTHDGKYAKFEILSYYKDAPASPTQTSESPYYTFNFAYQANSATTF, from the coding sequence ATGAAAACAAAATTCTTAAAACTTTCGCTTTTAGCACTATTTATCTTTACAGCATCTTGCAGCAGCGATGATGATAAAAATGAAGTCGTGCCTGTAGTAACTACAAAAGTTTCTAATATTGCTGCACCGCAAACTGGAGGACAAGGACAACCAGCAGGAGGTGCATTTGCAAAATTCAGTTTTTCTCAAAACAAACTAGTAACAGATAATAGCTGGGATATCGCTTTTCGTGGTACTACAATTATTGTAAATGGTGGTGCTAAAATTGGTATTGCAGATGAACCTGAAAGAACAGGATCTGGTGCAGTAAGCATTGTGTCTGGTACTTTTGCAAGCGTAACTGCATTTCCTGCAGCTAGTACTTTTGCTCAAGATGCTGCCGCTGTTTATTCAATCCCTACAGGAAGCGGTAAAGGCTGGTATTCTTATAATGCAGATACTCATATCATTTCCCCTATTGCAGGAAAAGTATTTGTAGTAAAAACACATGATGGTAAATATGCAAAATTTGAAATATTAAGTTACTATAAAGATGCTCCAGCAAGTCCAACACAAACTTCTGAGTCACCATACTATACTTTTAATTTCGCATACCAGGCAAACAGCGCTACAACTTTCTAA
- a CDS encoding SGNH/GDSL hydrolase family protein has protein sequence MVSKIDSTSVETYTGNHIYNAKVLESVFKRLRDNESDNNQKINIVHIGDSHIQGDLMTNKIRKLLQQKFGNAGRGFVFPYQLAKTNGSYNERFSCNRIWESYRNIYPVRNYPVGLSGIGLWRDTGGFVMEMSVKDAAYKFNTIQIITPKNENMFDLASGSQTKFVETTERKVITHKIKKGEAISVIADKYDVSVAEIKRANQLKSNNIRAGRILKIPTNQTQPKNIKTSEFVPLNLESDAFCHYYKSEKALDRIFLIPNKEAKDFELNGLVLEKNAPGITYSGIGVNGAKFSDYNKYPLFFEQLKALHPDLLIFSLGTNESFDKLEASEYIRRLREFIKNIKEQNINVPIIVMTSPPSLFRGRKPNHFVGEYAQRINDIAEKDGFAVWDLYDELGGLSGIGQLKAEGLIGKDWVHYSKKGYEKQGSLFTEAFLKAYDNFKLKK, from the coding sequence ATGGTTAGCAAAATCGATTCAACATCGGTCGAAACTTATACAGGAAATCACATCTATAATGCTAAAGTTTTAGAAAGTGTTTTTAAGAGATTGAGGGATAATGAAAGCGACAACAATCAAAAAATAAATATTGTTCATATTGGGGATTCACACATTCAGGGTGATTTAATGACCAATAAAATAAGAAAGTTACTGCAGCAAAAATTTGGAAACGCAGGCCGAGGTTTTGTTTTTCCGTATCAATTAGCCAAAACAAACGGATCGTATAATGAACGTTTCAGCTGTAACAGAATTTGGGAAAGCTATCGAAATATTTACCCGGTTAGAAATTATCCTGTAGGTTTAAGCGGTATTGGACTTTGGAGAGATACCGGCGGATTTGTAATGGAAATGAGCGTTAAAGATGCTGCATATAAGTTTAATACCATTCAGATCATTACGCCCAAAAATGAGAATATGTTTGATCTGGCTTCTGGATCTCAAACCAAGTTTGTTGAAACCACAGAACGAAAAGTAATTACTCATAAAATTAAAAAAGGAGAAGCAATCTCTGTAATTGCAGATAAATATGATGTTTCGGTTGCCGAAATTAAAAGAGCAAATCAGCTGAAATCAAATAATATTCGTGCAGGAAGGATTTTAAAAATTCCAACTAATCAAACGCAGCCAAAAAATATTAAAACATCAGAGTTTGTACCTCTGAATCTTGAATCTGATGCATTTTGTCATTATTATAAATCAGAAAAAGCTTTAGACAGAATTTTTCTTATTCCAAATAAAGAAGCTAAAGATTTTGAATTAAACGGACTTGTTTTAGAGAAAAATGCTCCCGGAATTACCTACAGCGGTATTGGTGTAAACGGTGCAAAGTTTTCGGATTATAATAAATATCCTTTGTTTTTTGAACAGTTAAAAGCATTGCATCCTGATCTTTTAATTTTTTCTTTAGGAACAAATGAAAGTTTCGATAAACTGGAAGCATCTGAATACATTAGAAGATTGAGAGAGTTTATCAAGAACATAAAAGAGCAGAATATAAATGTTCCTATAATCGTCATGACTTCGCCTCCTTCTTTGTTTAGAGGAAGAAAACCAAATCATTTTGTTGGAGAATATGCACAGCGAATAAATGATATTGCCGAAAAAGATGGATTTGCTGTTTGGGATTTATATGATGAATTAGGCGGCTTAAGCGGAATAGGACAGCTGAAAGCAGAAGGGTTAATAGGTAAAGACTGGGTTCATTATTCTAAAAAAGGATATGAAAAACAAGGAAGTTTGTTTACCGAGGCGTTTTTAAAAGCATACGATAATTTTAAATTAAAAAAGTAA
- a CDS encoding SGNH/GDSL hydrolase family protein, which produces MNTKSYFFQSFAIVALAFVAFIGFKQILPDKIFSEGKVDSKNVLIDSLLLESVAKDSLSLDGDNIADKSGQEKIVYDASEGIEFPSETFDNYKGYQYLISFYEKLYQLEQNPQGHVRIAYYGDSMTDGDLIVQDVRMNYQEHFGGNGVGFVSIISESSASRGSVKTLFSKNWKIQSYLNVKKPTSPFGVNGHVFFANDKSNTTWVQYEAGLNKYSTSLDNPTLFYGRSAKKGNVNFIIGKDTLRKNLSPNNLVNSLKVTSGSIKSFKANFIHADSIPIFGFNFDNGIGVHVDNFSQRGNSGLPISMFDANVMQAFNNSLKYDLVILHYGTNVLNYGTKNYSWYQKGMTKTVNKIKESFPGVSILIVSTADKSTKYDLEMKTDSAVVPLMNAQKRYALDTESGFVNLYTLMGGDGSMVKWVDESPAKANKDYTHFNQRGAKAIGNLLYSQLNKGYEEYKILREKRDGSVKPKAIRKPKADSVSVKKDSVNE; this is translated from the coding sequence GTGAATACAAAATCATATTTCTTTCAGTCTTTTGCAATAGTTGCATTGGCATTTGTTGCTTTCATTGGGTTTAAACAGATTCTTCCGGATAAGATTTTTTCAGAAGGAAAAGTAGATTCCAAAAATGTACTTATTGATAGTCTGCTTCTTGAATCAGTAGCAAAAGATTCTTTGTCTCTGGATGGGGATAATATTGCAGATAAATCTGGTCAGGAAAAAATCGTTTATGATGCATCTGAAGGAATCGAATTTCCATCTGAAACATTTGATAATTATAAAGGATATCAATACCTGATTTCTTTTTATGAAAAATTATATCAATTAGAACAAAACCCACAGGGACACGTTAGAATTGCTTATTATGGAGATTCTATGACCGACGGTGATTTGATTGTACAGGATGTTCGTATGAATTATCAGGAACATTTTGGAGGAAATGGAGTTGGTTTCGTTTCTATTATTTCAGAGTCATCGGCTTCAAGAGGTTCTGTAAAAACATTGTTTTCTAAAAACTGGAAGATACAATCTTATTTAAATGTAAAAAAACCAACAAGTCCGTTTGGAGTAAACGGTCATGTGTTTTTTGCAAATGACAAATCTAATACAACCTGGGTTCAATATGAAGCAGGATTGAATAAATATTCAACTTCTTTAGATAATCCAACATTATTTTACGGAAGATCAGCTAAAAAAGGAAATGTAAATTTTATTATTGGAAAAGATACTTTAAGAAAAAATCTTTCACCAAACAATTTGGTAAACAGTCTAAAAGTAACTTCTGGAAGTATAAAATCTTTCAAAGCTAATTTTATCCACGCCGATTCTATTCCTATTTTTGGATTTAATTTTGATAACGGAATAGGAGTACACGTTGATAATTTCTCTCAAAGAGGAAATTCAGGACTGCCAATTTCTATGTTTGATGCTAATGTAATGCAGGCTTTCAATAATAGTCTAAAATACGATTTGGTTATTCTTCATTACGGAACAAACGTATTGAATTACGGAACTAAAAATTATTCATGGTATCAAAAAGGAATGACTAAAACGGTAAACAAAATAAAAGAGTCGTTTCCGGGAGTTTCTATTTTGATTGTTTCAACAGCTGATAAATCGACTAAATATGATTTAGAAATGAAAACAGATTCTGCTGTTGTGCCATTAATGAATGCTCAAAAAAGATATGCTTTGGATACTGAATCAGGTTTTGTAAATTTATATACTTTAATGGGCGGTGACGGCTCTATGGTAAAATGGGTCGACGAATCTCCGGCTAAAGCCAATAAAGATTACACACACTTTAACCAAAGAGGTGCAAAAGCCATTGGTAATTTGTTGTACAGTCAGTTAAATAAGGGATACGAAGAATATAAAATTCTGCGTGAAAAGCGTGATGGAAGCGTTAAACCTAAAGCGATTAGAAAACCTAAAGCAGATTCCGTATCTGTCAAAAAAGATAGCGTAAATGAATAA